One genomic window of Leptotrichia shahii includes the following:
- the yaaA gene encoding S4 domain-containing protein YaaA codes for MKNIDSEIEEITINTEFIKLDQLLKWANFTGSGVEAKMFILNGEVKVNDAVETRRGKKIYDGDVVEFAGEKIVIRIK; via the coding sequence TGAAATTGAAGAAATTACGATAAATACAGAGTTTATAAAATTGGATCAGCTTTTGAAGTGGGCAAACTTTACAGGTTCTGGAGTGGAAGCGAAAATGTTTATTTTGAATGGAGAAGTGAAAGTAAATGATGCTGTGGAAACTAGACGTGGGAAAAAAATTTATGATGGGGATGTTGTGGAGTTTGCTGGGGAAAAGATAGTTATAAGAATAAAATAG
- the recF gene encoding DNA replication/repair protein RecF (All proteins in this family for which functions are known are DNA-binding proteins that assist the filamentation of RecA onto DNA for the initiation of recombination or recombinational repair.) — protein MYLDQISFNNFRCLVDGKLKFDRYFNLIYGRNGQGKTSLIEAVYFLATGKSFRTKKVKEIRKYNLNRLIVFGKYQHRDLSENVIAIDVNEDRRDFYIDREKNKYINYVGLLNIISFIPEDIELIIGNPGVRRSFFNYEISQAKREYLQSIVNFEKILKVRNKLIKEKKTGEEIYRIYNEKFIEEGLNIVLNRQEFIKKLSILLNLNYRKLFDENSELRLKYDCFLGDVEKKSREELKENFELMCKRKSEREKFLGYSLLGPQKDDFIFELNGKNAKAYSSQGEKKSIIFSLKISEIDILIKEKNEYPIFIMDDIASYFDEVRKKSILNYFLNKKIQCFITSTEDLGIEGKKFIVEKGKVIEKINKRIENGRN, from the coding sequence ATGTATTTGGATCAGATTAGTTTTAATAACTTTCGGTGCCTTGTGGATGGAAAGTTGAAGTTTGACAGGTATTTTAATTTAATATATGGGAGAAATGGACAGGGAAAGACATCACTTATTGAGGCTGTCTATTTTTTAGCTACGGGGAAAAGTTTTAGGACTAAGAAGGTTAAGGAGATTCGCAAGTATAATTTGAACAGGTTAATTGTGTTTGGGAAATACCAGCATAGGGATTTATCAGAAAATGTTATTGCTATTGATGTGAATGAGGATAGGAGGGATTTTTATATTGACAGGGAAAAAAATAAATATATAAATTATGTGGGACTTTTGAATATTATTTCATTTATTCCTGAAGATATTGAGCTAATTATTGGGAATCCTGGAGTTAGGAGAAGTTTTTTTAATTATGAAATTTCGCAGGCAAAAAGGGAATATTTGCAGTCGATTGTAAATTTTGAGAAAATATTGAAGGTGAGAAATAAACTTATAAAGGAAAAAAAGACTGGAGAGGAAATTTATAGGATTTATAATGAGAAATTTATCGAGGAAGGGCTGAATATTGTTTTAAATCGTCAGGAATTTATAAAAAAATTGTCAATTTTGCTGAATTTAAATTATAGAAAATTATTTGATGAAAATTCAGAGCTTAGATTAAAATATGACTGTTTTCTTGGGGATGTGGAAAAAAAGAGCAGGGAAGAGTTAAAGGAAAATTTTGAGTTAATGTGTAAAAGAAAAAGTGAAAGGGAAAAATTTTTGGGGTATAGTTTGCTTGGACCACAAAAGGATGATTTTATCTTTGAATTAAATGGGAAAAATGCAAAGGCATATTCTTCTCAAGGAGAAAAAAAATCTATAATTTTTTCGCTGAAAATCTCAGAAATTGATATTTTAATAAAAGAAAAAAATGAGTATCCGATCTTTATTATGGATGACATTGCTTCGTATTTTGATGAAGTGAGAAAAAAGAGCATTTTAAATTATTTTTTGAATAAAAAAATTCAATGCTTTATAACTTCAACAGAGGATTTGGGGATAGAAGGGAAAAAATTCATTGTGGAAAAGGGAAAAGTTATAGAAAAAATAAATAAAAGGATTGAAAATGGAAGGAATTAG
- a CDS encoding DciA family protein — MEGIRELKSLALEAIEKKSSLWKNEKYIFFKIKRNWKQIVNGPIGEKTYAKGLFNKNLVVVINDNVIYHTAIMCTEVIKEKINTFLNGEFVESIEFVKINYKVKRDLLDELIENEENRGTIRIGEILRGNAGEKRKNVELENKITEKIRDIVLSSKEIKEIHENIDKIDKKYEDIARSLEKIAIKLKKREKYLKSIGYVECEKCKILFLQESNEKMCFECRMNEKNQKFQKMSNLIKDNPYMSEKQAVRITDTDKSTYYKARDILAQQTYNDMLYYCVEKNKEISINGDYEFEIRSESREDVEKWIKNYVDYKIGSDNEEVFRIERKAILRRLKRDVRFRLENSRKY, encoded by the coding sequence ATGGAAGGAATTAGAGAATTAAAAAGTTTAGCATTAGAGGCGATTGAGAAAAAAAGTTCGCTTTGGAAAAATGAGAAATATATTTTTTTTAAAATTAAAAGAAATTGGAAGCAGATCGTGAATGGTCCGATTGGTGAAAAAACTTATGCGAAGGGGCTGTTTAATAAAAATTTGGTTGTGGTTATTAATGATAATGTTATTTATCATACAGCAATAATGTGTACAGAGGTTATAAAGGAGAAAATAAATACTTTCTTGAATGGAGAATTTGTGGAAAGTATCGAGTTTGTAAAAATAAATTATAAAGTAAAACGTGATTTGCTGGATGAACTTATTGAAAATGAGGAAAATAGGGGGACAATTCGGATTGGAGAAATTCTGAGAGGAAATGCTGGAGAAAAAAGGAAAAATGTTGAATTGGAAAATAAAATTACAGAAAAGATAAGGGATATTGTGCTTTCTTCAAAGGAAATTAAGGAAATTCATGAGAATATTGATAAAATTGATAAAAAATACGAGGACATTGCTAGAAGTTTGGAAAAAATTGCAATAAAATTGAAAAAAAGAGAAAAATATTTGAAAAGTATTGGATATGTTGAATGTGAGAAATGTAAAATTCTATTTTTACAGGAAAGCAATGAAAAAATGTGTTTTGAATGCAGAATGAATGAGAAAAATCAGAAATTTCAGAAAATGTCAAATTTGATAAAAGATAATCCATACATGTCTGAAAAACAAGCAGTCAGAATAACAGATACAGATAAATCCACATATTATAAGGCACGGGATATCTTGGCACAGCAGACTTATAACGATATGCTTTATTATTGTGTCGAAAAAAATAAGGAAATTTCTATAAATGGAGATTATGAGTTTGAAATTAGGAGTGAATCACGGGAAGATGTGGAAAAATGGATAAAAAATTATGTGGATTATAAAATTGGGAGTGATAATGAGGAAGTTTTTAGGATTGAAAGGAAGGCGATTTTGAGAAGGTTGAAAAGGGATGTTAGGTTTAGGCTTGAAAATAGTAGGAAATATTGA
- a CDS encoding spherulation-specific family 4 protein: protein MKKIFLIVGIMLGINGFSSENIDNNAKMKQSVIVTAYTYPDGKNSFWDDILALGKDKIPYVLINPDNGAGKKVEMHYLAQIMKNKEAEIKNIAYISTNYQKRNIEKVKDEVDRYFEFYGKDNINGFFFDEIALDTLQQVNYMREIFDYVKGKSKSNLVIANPGAPITDAISPYADIFVTSEVSANVYINKFEKPKSDFEKNKVNAKHIWHIVHSANPKEYAKIIRLSRERNAGWLMITDDVIPNPYDRKPSKFVEMVNMINN, encoded by the coding sequence ATGAAAAAAATATTTTTGATAGTTGGAATAATGTTGGGAATTAATGGATTTTCAAGCGAAAATATTGATAACAATGCAAAAATGAAGCAGTCTGTAATAGTTACAGCATATACTTATCCAGATGGAAAAAATTCCTTTTGGGATGATATTTTGGCACTTGGGAAAGATAAAATTCCCTATGTGCTGATAAATCCAGATAACGGAGCAGGGAAAAAAGTTGAAATGCATTATCTGGCTCAAATTATGAAAAATAAGGAAGCTGAGATAAAAAACATTGCTTATATTTCTACAAATTATCAGAAAAGAAATATTGAGAAAGTAAAAGATGAAGTTGACAGGTATTTTGAGTTTTACGGCAAAGATAATATAAATGGATTCTTTTTTGATGAAATTGCTTTAGATACTTTGCAGCAGGTAAATTATATGAGGGAAATTTTTGATTATGTAAAAGGGAAGTCTAAAAGTAATCTTGTAATTGCTAATCCAGGAGCACCGATTACTGATGCAATTTCGCCTTATGCGGATATTTTTGTGACAAGTGAGGTAAGTGCAAATGTGTATATTAATAAGTTTGAGAAGCCCAAATCTGATTTTGAAAAAAATAAGGTGAATGCAAAACATATCTGGCATATTGTGCACAGCGCTAATCCTAAGGAATATGCAAAGATTATAAGATTATCAAGAGAGAGAAATGCAGGGTGGCTGATGATAACAGATGATGTTATTCCAAATCCTTATGACAGGAAGCCATCTAAATTTGTAGAAATGGTAAATATGATTAATAATTGA
- a CDS encoding tetratricopeptide repeat protein, whose protein sequence is MYIKELLKEADKSMENYKYDDALVYLKSVLEIDESNYSALMTLSKIYTDFGMFEEAKEYAEKLYKKYPESKDTLFTLGFIYQSLGRLKKAISLYKKFLEIEKNYFVYLNMGMSYALLKYYRKAIENINMAIEMEPESSEAYVEKGDCLTMMGKYDDAISEYEKLLNSKFNEVEEFSLYARMGDTMAYTNDIKEVIKYYNIAINCENVEDYIFEDYFEILFRAEQYEEIRLLLLNYENATNENKELSRIKMLNLQGRFFVKVADYENAQKVCDKMIILEPENFRHYVNLAYVLELQHKYDEALEYVDKMGKIMEDKEFTKELKKRIKKNKKKFEKENKERSEK, encoded by the coding sequence ATGTATATTAAAGAATTATTGAAGGAAGCGGATAAGTCGATGGAAAATTACAAGTATGATGATGCGCTTGTGTATTTGAAGTCAGTGCTTGAAATTGATGAGAGCAACTATTCGGCGCTTATGACACTTTCCAAAATTTATACAGATTTTGGGATGTTTGAGGAAGCGAAGGAGTATGCTGAAAAATTGTATAAAAAGTATCCTGAGAGTAAGGATACACTTTTTACGTTGGGATTTATTTATCAGTCGCTTGGGAGACTGAAAAAGGCGATTTCGCTTTATAAAAAATTTTTAGAAATAGAAAAAAATTATTTTGTGTATCTTAACATGGGAATGTCCTACGCTTTATTGAAGTATTATAGAAAGGCAATTGAAAATATTAATATGGCGATAGAAATGGAGCCTGAAAGCTCAGAAGCGTATGTTGAAAAGGGGGATTGCCTTACAATGATGGGAAAATATGATGATGCGATTTCTGAATATGAAAAATTGCTGAATTCTAAATTTAATGAGGTGGAGGAATTTTCGCTTTATGCACGAATGGGCGATACGATGGCTTATACGAATGATATAAAGGAAGTTATAAAATATTATAATATTGCTATAAATTGTGAAAATGTGGAAGATTACATATTTGAAGATTATTTTGAGATATTATTTAGAGCAGAACAATATGAGGAAATAAGACTTTTGCTTTTAAATTATGAAAATGCAACGAATGAAAATAAGGAGCTTTCACGAATAAAAATGCTGAATTTGCAAGGAAGATTTTTTGTGAAAGTTGCAGATTATGAAAACGCACAGAAAGTTTGTGATAAAATGATAATTTTAGAGCCTGAAAATTTTCGCCATTATGTGAATTTAGCTTATGTTCTAGAATTACAGCATAAATACGATGAGGCACTTGAATATGTAGATAAAATGGGAAAAATTATGGAAGATAAGGAATTTACAAAGGAACTGAAAAAAAGAATAAAGAAAAATAAGAAAAAATTTGAAAAGGAAAATAAGGAAAGATCTGAAAAATAA
- the mnmG gene encoding tRNA uridine-5-carboxymethylaminomethyl(34) synthesis enzyme MnmG encodes MKNYDIIVVGAGHAGVEAALAAARHGLKTALFTIYLDNIAMMSCNPSVGGPGKSHLVSELGMLGGEMARHIDNYNLQLKNLNHTKGLASRITRAQADKYWYRVKMREIIEKQENLDLVQGIVVDLIVENKKVMGVEDNLGIKYGAKAVVLCTGTFLGGEYVMGDVKYSSGRQGEPASVDLPNKLVEYGFELDRYQTATPPRIAKSSIDFSKTEELKGEDKPRYFSYETKKEYNSTLPTWLTFTTPETIRVGQEMLKYSPIVTGIVSTKGPRHCPSLDRKIMNFPEKTNHQIFLEQESIESDEIYINGFTTAMPPFAQEAMLKTISGLENAKIVRYGYAVEYNFVPAYQLKLTLETKVLDGLYTAGTINGTSGYEEAACQGFMAGVNAARKILGKKEIVIDRSEGYIGVLIDDIINKKTAEPYRVLPSRAEYRLTLRQDNIFIRLLEKAKEIGLLNAEKLAELKNTCQEIENEVERLKGITVYPTKENNEKLLEIVEKQNQSESAEIEKNSKNSMNSPVSAFEFLARKEINYDNLSEFVETVELSNLAKEQVEINAKYNVFIEREKAQIEKFKKLEKMVIPKDFDYESVKGLSNIAISGLVYGQPETIGQASRISGVTYNDISLLIAILKN; translated from the coding sequence ATGAAAAATTATGACATAATTGTTGTTGGAGCGGGACATGCTGGGGTGGAAGCAGCTCTTGCTGCGGCAAGACATGGATTGAAAACAGCGTTATTTACAATATATCTTGACAATATTGCGATGATGTCGTGCAATCCGTCGGTTGGAGGGCCGGGAAAAAGCCATCTGGTGTCAGAACTTGGAATGCTTGGCGGAGAAATGGCAAGGCATATTGACAATTACAATTTGCAGTTAAAGAATTTGAATCATACGAAGGGTCTGGCTTCACGAATTACAAGGGCTCAAGCCGATAAATACTGGTATAGGGTTAAAATGAGGGAAATTATCGAAAAGCAGGAAAATCTGGATTTGGTACAGGGAATAGTTGTGGATTTGATTGTGGAAAATAAAAAGGTTATGGGAGTTGAAGACAATCTTGGGATAAAATATGGTGCAAAGGCTGTTGTTTTGTGTACAGGGACGTTCTTGGGCGGAGAATATGTGATGGGAGATGTAAAATATTCTTCAGGGCGGCAAGGAGAGCCTGCAAGTGTGGATTTACCTAATAAACTTGTGGAATATGGCTTTGAGCTGGATAGATACCAGACTGCCACTCCTCCGAGAATTGCCAAATCTTCAATTGATTTTTCAAAAACAGAGGAATTAAAGGGAGAGGACAAGCCACGATATTTTTCTTACGAAACAAAAAAAGAATATAATTCTACTTTACCAACTTGGCTTACATTCACCACACCTGAAACAATAAGAGTGGGACAGGAAATGCTTAAATATTCGCCCATTGTTACTGGAATTGTAAGTACGAAGGGTCCACGACATTGTCCTTCACTTGATAGGAAGATTATGAACTTTCCAGAAAAAACAAATCATCAGATATTTCTGGAGCAGGAATCTATAGAATCTGACGAAATCTACATAAATGGATTTACGACAGCAATGCCTCCATTTGCACAGGAAGCAATGTTAAAGACGATTAGTGGGCTAGAAAATGCCAAAATTGTACGTTACGGGTATGCTGTGGAATATAACTTTGTACCTGCGTATCAGTTAAAATTAACTCTTGAAACAAAAGTTCTGGATGGACTTTACACAGCGGGAACGATTAATGGAACGAGCGGATATGAAGAGGCTGCCTGTCAAGGATTTATGGCAGGAGTGAATGCTGCGAGAAAAATTTTAGGGAAAAAGGAAATTGTGATTGACAGAAGTGAAGGATATATAGGGGTTTTGATTGATGATATAATAAATAAAAAAACGGCAGAGCCTTATCGTGTACTGCCTTCAAGAGCTGAATACAGACTGACTTTGCGTCAAGATAACATTTTTATAAGACTTTTGGAAAAAGCGAAGGAAATTGGGTTATTAAATGCTGAAAAATTAGCCGAACTTAAAAATACGTGTCAGGAAATTGAAAATGAAGTTGAAAGATTGAAAGGAATTACGGTTTATCCGACTAAGGAAAATAATGAAAAATTACTTGAAATTGTAGAAAAACAAAATCAATCTGAAAGTGCGGAAATTGAAAAAAATAGTAAAAATAGCATGAACAGCCCTGTTTCAGCCTTTGAATTTCTTGCAAGAAAAGAAATTAACTATGATAATTTAAGTGAATTTGTGGAAACTGTGGAATTATCAAATTTAGCGAAGGAACAAGTGGAAATAAATGCAAAATATAACGTATTTATTGAAAGAGAAAAGGCACAGATTGAGAAGTTTAAAAAGCTGGAAAAAATGGTAATTCCAAAGGACTTTGACTATGAAAGCGTCAAAGGGCTTAGCAATATTGCTATTTCTGGGCTTGTGTATGGACAGCCTGAAACGATTGGACAGGCTAGTAGAATTAGTGGAGTTACTTATAATGATATTTCGCTTTTAATTGCAATTTTGAAGAATTAA
- the pth gene encoding aminoacyl-tRNA hydrolase — protein MKLIVGLGNPGEQYKLTRHNIGFIFIDEYLKENNISDMREKFKSLFVQTNYNGDKVFYQKPTTFMNLSGEAIGEAVRFFKIDPKTELFVIYDDMDMQFGKLKIKQNGSAGGHNGIKSIISHVGNEFVRIKFGIGKPKTKEETLGFVLGKFSPEEKEVLKDSREKIFNLIDDIKDDMTTQKLMNKYNTK, from the coding sequence ATGAAATTAATAGTAGGACTTGGAAATCCTGGAGAACAGTATAAATTAACAAGGCATAATATTGGGTTTATATTTATTGATGAATATTTGAAGGAAAATAATATAAGCGATATGAGGGAAAAATTTAAATCGCTATTTGTTCAGACAAATTATAATGGGGATAAGGTTTTTTATCAAAAGCCGACTACATTTATGAATTTGAGTGGAGAAGCGATTGGAGAGGCTGTCAGATTTTTTAAGATTGATCCAAAAACTGAACTTTTTGTAATTTATGATGATATGGATATGCAGTTTGGAAAATTGAAAATTAAGCAAAATGGAAGTGCTGGTGGGCATAATGGGATAAAATCCATTATTTCACATGTTGGAAATGAATTTGTACGGATAAAGTTTGGAATTGGAAAGCCGAAGACGAAAGAAGAGACATTGGGATTTGTACTTGGGAAATTTTCACCTGAAGAAAAGGAAGTTTTAAAAGATTCGAGAGAAAAAATTTTTAATTTGATTGATGATATAAAAGATGATATGACAACTCAAAAATTAATGAATAAATATAACACTAAATAA
- a CDS encoding AAA family ATPase, with translation MRKKAVPVGIEDFERIINEDYYYVDKTMLIEKLLINRTPVTLFTRPRRFGKTLNMSMLKYFFDVKDKEENKKLFENLKIYDSEYMSEQGKYPVIFISLKDLKEDTWEECLESIKDIMYKIFNEYNFLREKLNIVEKRQFDKIWEITGNERNFKTSLLDLSNYLNKYYGEKVIILIDEYDAPIINAFDKGYYNEAINFFQTFYSSALKTNNSLKYGILTGITRIIKEGIFSGLNNLYVNTILSKDYLEYFGLFESEVIEMLEYFDMKYKIEEVREWYDGYIFGESEVYNPWSIVNYVREKEIKAYWANVSGNTLLENMLDNAGESVYDDLKRFTDGESIEKYISDGTTIKSLLNNDDEIWQLLLYSGYLTKDEKQKEIDVTSEYTDVYNLRIPNKEIRKYFGNMFLNRFFGTEVKTNTLIKALENGDIKKFEKTLGEIMINMLSHFDLDKEMEKIYQVFMIGLVGFLMGKYEIISNDESGYGRYDLAMIPIKSNEKAYLMEFKISKTKKGMEEKAQKALKQIDEKKYDTKLKARGIKNILKIQIVQ, from the coding sequence ATGAGAAAAAAAGCTGTTCCTGTGGGGATTGAAGATTTTGAAAGAATAATAAATGAAGACTACTATTACGTAGATAAAACGATGCTAATAGAGAAATTATTGATAAACAGAACTCCTGTGACGCTTTTTACAAGACCACGTAGATTCGGAAAAACACTGAATATGTCGATGTTGAAATATTTTTTTGATGTGAAAGATAAAGAAGAGAATAAAAAGCTTTTTGAAAATTTGAAAATATATGATAGTGAATATATGAGCGAACAGGGAAAATATCCTGTAATTTTCATTTCATTGAAGGATTTAAAAGAAGATACTTGGGAGGAATGTCTTGAAAGCATTAAGGATATCATGTATAAAATTTTTAATGAATATAACTTTTTAAGGGAAAAATTAAATATTGTTGAAAAAAGACAATTTGATAAAATTTGGGAAATAACAGGAAATGAGAGAAATTTTAAAACTTCGCTTTTAGATTTATCAAATTATTTAAATAAATATTATGGAGAAAAAGTCATAATTTTGATAGATGAATATGATGCTCCAATAATAAATGCTTTTGATAAAGGATATTACAATGAAGCAATCAATTTTTTTCAAACATTTTACAGTTCAGCACTAAAGACAAACAATTCCTTGAAATATGGTATTTTGACAGGAATAACAAGGATTATAAAGGAAGGGATATTTTCTGGCTTAAATAATCTTTATGTGAATACAATTTTAAGTAAGGATTATTTAGAATATTTTGGGCTCTTTGAGAGCGAAGTGATTGAAATGCTTGAGTATTTTGATATGAAATATAAGATTGAAGAGGTTAGAGAATGGTATGATGGATATATTTTTGGAGAAAGTGAAGTATACAATCCTTGGTCTATTGTAAATTATGTGAGAGAAAAAGAAATTAAAGCATACTGGGCAAATGTTTCAGGGAATACACTTTTGGAGAATATGCTTGATAATGCTGGAGAAAGTGTCTACGATGACTTAAAACGATTTACTGACGGAGAAAGCATTGAAAAATATATTTCAGATGGAACTACGATAAAAAGTCTTTTAAATAATGATGATGAAATATGGCAATTACTCTTATACAGCGGGTATTTGACAAAGGATGAAAAGCAGAAGGAAATAGATGTAACTTCAGAATATACAGATGTTTATAACTTGAGAATTCCAAATAAGGAAATACGAAAATATTTTGGGAATATGTTCTTAAATAGATTTTTTGGAACAGAAGTGAAAACGAATACTTTGATAAAAGCTCTTGAAAATGGAGACATTAAGAAATTTGAGAAAACATTGGGAGAAATAATGATAAATATGCTGAGTCATTTTGATTTAGATAAGGAAATGGAGAAGATTTATCAAGTATTTATGATAGGGCTTGTAGGATTTTTGATGGGGAAATATGAGATTATTTCAAATGATGAGAGTGGATATGGAAGATATGACCTTGCGATGATTCCGATAAAAAGTAATGAGAAGGCTTACCTTATGGAATTTAAAATATCGAAGACGAAAAAGGGGATGGAAGAGAAAGCACAGAAGGCGTTAAAACAGATTGATGAGAAAAAATATGATACGAAGCTGAAGGCAAGAGGGATAAAGAATATTTTGAAGATTCAGATAGTTCAATAA
- the tpx gene encoding thiol peroxidase, translated as MAEIKNKVTFKGNPVTLVGNEVKAGQAAPDFTVLSPELKEVKLSDYKGKVVVIAVFPSVDTGVCALQLARFNQEAASFGDDVQLLTISVDLPFALKRYCADKGIENALTASDHKDLDFGTKYGFVIKELRLLARGVVIVDKNGIIQYVEYVPEIGEHPNYEKALEIIKELTK; from the coding sequence ATGGCAGAAATAAAAAATAAAGTGACATTCAAGGGAAATCCCGTAACTCTTGTGGGAAATGAAGTAAAAGCTGGACAAGCAGCACCTGATTTTACAGTTTTATCACCTGAATTAAAGGAAGTAAAATTAAGCGACTATAAGGGAAAAGTTGTTGTAATTGCAGTATTCCCATCAGTTGACACTGGAGTATGTGCATTACAGCTGGCTAGATTTAACCAAGAAGCCGCAAGTTTTGGGGACGATGTACAGCTGCTTACAATTTCAGTTGACTTGCCGTTTGCACTTAAAAGATATTGTGCAGATAAAGGAATTGAAAATGCCTTAACAGCTTCAGATCACAAAGATTTAGACTTTGGAACAAAATATGGATTTGTAATAAAAGAATTAAGATTGTTAGCTAGAGGAGTCGTTATTGTTGATAAAAATGGAATTATTCAATATGTAGAATACGTTCCAGAAATTGGGGAACATCCAAATTATGAAAAGGCATTGGAAATAATAAAAGAATTAACTAAATAA
- a CDS encoding ArsR/SmtB family transcription factor, with translation MTKIIEEENENCEVKVIHKSIVEKVEKTMPEEEVVYDLSDFFKILGDTTRMKILSALFQEEMCVCDIAYLLKMTQSAISHQLRVLKQGRFVKYRKEGKVVYYSLEDEHIKHIVEQGMTHILEKR, from the coding sequence ATGACTAAAATAATAGAAGAAGAAAATGAAAATTGTGAAGTAAAAGTTATACATAAAAGTATCGTAGAAAAAGTGGAAAAGACAATGCCAGAAGAAGAAGTTGTATACGATTTGTCAGATTTTTTCAAAATATTGGGAGATACAACTAGAATGAAAATTTTAAGTGCATTATTTCAAGAGGAAATGTGTGTTTGCGATATCGCATATCTTTTAAAAATGACTCAATCTGCTATTTCACATCAGCTGAGAGTATTGAAGCAAGGAAGATTTGTAAAATATAGAAAAGAGGGAAAAGTAGTATATTATTCGCTGGAAGATGAGCATATAAAACATATTGTGGAACAGGGAATGACGCATATTTTAGAAAAAAGATAA
- a CDS encoding ABC transporter permease yields MKNILKFLVKRIAMGLVTLWLVITITFFLIHMLPGDPFQSEKAIPPKVKENLMAKYHLDRPLGEQYVEYLKNIAKGDLGSSMKVRGRTVNDVINQSFLTSADLGARSIIFALVLGIPLGIIAALKRGKYQDRLAMIVAIIGISVPSFVLAGLMQKYFVDIHNGFLIDNGFLPEFFRIRLSGWDSPEKKILPVVALGLYTVALIARLLRDKMIEVMGQDYIRLAVAKGVKPKNIVFKHALRNAILPIITIMGPTIAAVLTGSFVIEKMFSIPGLGKYFVDSINDRDYTMVLGVTVFYAIFLIIMMILVDIVYVLVDPKIKLGKGDEV; encoded by the coding sequence ATGAAAAATATTTTAAAATTTTTAGTTAAGAGAATTGCAATGGGTCTTGTAACGTTATGGCTAGTTATTACGATTACATTTTTTCTGATACACATGTTACCTGGTGACCCGTTTCAAAGTGAAAAAGCGATTCCGCCTAAAGTAAAGGAAAACTTGATGGCAAAATACCATCTAGACCGTCCACTTGGCGAACAATATGTTGAATATTTAAAAAATATAGCAAAGGGAGATTTAGGATCGTCTATGAAAGTCCGTGGGAGAACTGTTAATGATGTAATTAACCAGAGTTTTCTTACATCAGCTGATTTAGGAGCTAGATCTATTATATTTGCATTAGTTTTGGGTATTCCGCTTGGAATTATTGCGGCTCTTAAAAGAGGGAAATATCAGGACAGGCTGGCTATGATTGTGGCTATAATTGGAATATCGGTGCCAAGTTTTGTACTAGCGGGACTTATGCAGAAGTACTTTGTCGATATACATAATGGATTTTTAATTGACAATGGATTTTTGCCAGAATTTTTTAGAATTCGTTTGTCTGGATGGGATAGCCCAGAGAAGAAGATCCTTCCAGTTGTGGCACTTGGACTTTATACAGTGGCATTAATTGCACGTTTATTGAGGGATAAGATGATTGAAGTAATGGGACAGGATTATATAAGGTTGGCTGTTGCAAAGGGTGTGAAACCTAAAAATATTGTATTTAAGCACGCTTTAAGAAATGCGATTTTACCGATTATTACAATAATGGGACCAACAATTGCGGCAGTTTTGACAGGTTCATTTGTAATTGAAAAGATGTTTTCAATTCCAGGATTAGGAAAATATTTTGTAGACAGTATTAATGACAGGGATTATACAATGGTGCTTGGAGTTACGGTGTTTTATGCGATATTTCTTATCATAATGATGATACTTGTAGACATTGTGTATGTTTTAGTTGATCCTAAGATTAAACTTGGAAAAGGAGATGAAGTGTAG